The Malus domestica chromosome 10, GDT2T_hap1 genome contains a region encoding:
- the LOC139188855 gene encoding uncharacterized protein, giving the protein MTVILTWQILFLMLLVPQFELIEWRMTKKYCPITVEHELSIVSIIHGESLGSRTGPIQEFGDDGFMIWMVGSIVHLFSIGITFSAFWQPISTLHGVGKGLCVQQAKSFHSYELLGPLLPSQQLTYLGF; this is encoded by the exons ATGACAGTGATCCTGACATGGCAGATCCTCTTCTTGATGTTGCTTGTTCCTCAGTTTGAATTGATTGAATGGCGAATGACTAAAAAATATTGTCCCATCACCGTAGAACATGAGCTGTCCATTGTGAGCATAATCCATGGAG AAAGCTTGGGAAGTCGCACAGGTCCCATTCAAGAATTTGGCGATGATGGTTTCATGATATGGATGGTTGGGAGTATAGTGCATTTGTTTAGCATTGGAATTACATTTTCCGCTTTTTGGCAACCCATAAGCACCTTACATGGTGTAGGGAAGG GTCTATGTGTGCAGCAAGCAAAATCCTTTCATTCATATGAGCTTCTTGGGCCTCTTTTACCTTCACAACAGCTTACTTACCTGG gtttttga